In Candidatus Methylomirabilota bacterium, the sequence GACCATGCGTTCCTTTATCGAAAAATCGGTCGAAGAGATCCGTGAGACCGTGGGGGCGGAGCAGGTCCTGTGCGCTTTGAGCGGGGGGGTGGACTCCTCCGTCACCGCGCTGTTGGTCCACAGAGCCATCGGGGATCGCCTCGCCTGTGTGTTTGTAGACAATGGACTCCTTCGTCAAGGAGAGGCGAAATCAGTGGTCCAGACGTTCCTAGAGAACCTCAAGCTCAATGTCATCGCCGTGGACGCCTCGAATCGCTTCCTTCACGCCCTCAAAGGAGTCACGGACCCAGAGGAGAAGCGAAAGATTATCGGTGCCGAGTTTATCGGGGTTTTCGAGGAGGAGGCAAAGAAGGTCGGCCGGTTCGAGTTTCTGTCGCAAGGGACCCTCTATCCGGATGTGATTGAGAGCCAGCAAGTCCGAGGACCTTCGGCCACCATCAAGACCCACCACAATGTCGGAGGTCTCCCCACCACCATGGCGTTTCGTCTCATCGAGCCACTCCGGGACCTGTTCAAAGATGAGGTGCGGGAGGTCGGGAAGGACCTCGGTCTTCCAGAGGCCATCATCTGGCGGCAGCCATTTCCGGGTCCGGGCCTCGCGGTCCGCATACTCGGAGAAGTGACGAGAGAGCGGTTGGACATCCTCCGGGGAGCGGACGCCATCGTGGAGGAGGAACTCAAGCGTGCCGGACGTTACCAGCAGCTGTGGCAGAGCTTTGCCATCCTCCTCCCGGTCAAGAGTGTCGGGGTCATGGGGGATGCCCGGACTTATGAAAATGTGGTGGGACTGCGGGCAGTGACGTCCGAGGATGGCATGACAGCCGACTGGGCCAGACTGCCGTACGATGTCCTCGGCCTCATCTCGAATCGCATTATCAACGAGGTCGAGGGGGTCAACCGCGTCGTATACGATATCTCCTCGAAGCCACCGAGCACCATCGAATGGGAGTAGTTGAGCCGCTGGCAGGATCCCGGGCGCCTTCAAGGGAGGGTTTGTGATGCCGCATGCAGGGTTCGTGCATCTGCATGTCCACAGTCAGTATAGCCTGCTGGATGGGGCATGCCATCTCGAGAAGCTGGTTGAGAAGGCGAAGGAATTCAAAATGCCCGCCCTAGCCGTCACCGATCACGGCAATCTCTTTGGAGCCATTGATTTTTACAATCTAGCTCAGAAGGCGGGGGTCAAGCCCATCATCGGCTGTGAGGTGTATGTTGCTCCCGGCTCCCGTCTGGACCGGTATCCCCAGGATGGACACTATGAGGGGGCGAACCACCTGACCCTACTGGTGAAAGACCGGACCGGCTACAAAAATCTGATAAAGTTGGTGACTGCGGGCTACCTGGAAGGCTTCTATTACAGGCCCCGGGTTGATAAGGAACTCTTATCCCAACACCACGAAGGTCTCTTGGCCCTCTCCGGTTGTCTCAACAGCGAAGTGTGCCGGCTGCTTGCGCAAAAGGAGGAAGGGAAGGCCCTGGAGGTGGCGGCCTGGTACCGGGATCTGTTTGGTCCGGAGAATTACTTTTTAGAGCTACAGTTTCATGGAATCCAGCCCCAGCAGGAGGTCAATCAGAGCCTGCTACAGATGGCTAAGAAGCTGGGAGCCTCACCGGTGGCCACCAACGACGTGCACTATCTGAATGCGGGGGATCACAAGGCCCACGACGCCCTTCTCTGCATCCAGACCGGCAAGACAGTGGCCGACAGGGAGCGGATGCGGTTCTCCTCGGATCAATTCTACTTCAAGAATCCTCAGGAGATGCAGGGACTTTTCGCGGAAATTCCGGAGGCGTTAATCAATACGGTGGCCATCGCCGAGCGGTGTAACCTCCAGCTGGATTTCAACAAGATTCACCTGCCGCACTACCAGGTCCCCTCAGGGCATACCCTGGACACTTACCTGGCCGAGTGCAGTTGGCGCGGTCTGAAGGAGCGGTACGGTCAGATCACGGAAGAGGTGAGGCAGCGTCTGGCCGGGGAGCTCCAGATGATTGAAAAGATGGGCTTCGCCGGGTACTTCCTGATCGTCTGGGACTTTATCCGCTTTGCCAAGGAGCGGGGAATTTCGGTGGGGCCGGGTCGGGGCTCGGCTGCTGGAAGCCTGGTAGTCTATGCGCTGGGTATCACCAATATCGATCCGTTACGCTACGGCCTTCTGTTCGAGCGATTCATGAATCCGGAGCGTATATCGCCGCCAGACATGGATATCGACTTCGCTGATGATCGCCGGGACGAGGTGATCGAGTACGTCGCCCAGAAATATGGAAAGGAAAACGTGGCCCAGATCATTACCTTTGGGACCTTGGGAGCCAAAGCGGTCATTCGCGATGTGGGCCGGGCCCTGGGGATGCCCTATGGTGAAGTGGACAGAGTTGCCAAGATGGTCCCCAATATCCTTAACATCGCTCTTCACGAGGCCATCGCCCAAAGCCCACCTCTCAAAGACGCTGTCCGTTCGCAGACTGAGGTCGCGGAGCTCTGGGAGATTGCCCGATCGCTGGAAGGGCTGACCCGCCACGC encodes:
- the guaA gene encoding glutamine-hydrolyzing GMP synthase; amino-acid sequence: MKDKILILDFGSQTTQLIARRVRECHVYCEILPCYSSIQAIRDFNPKGIILSGGPASVYDRDAPLLDEEVLALDRPLLGICYGMQVLTHQLGGKVAAAQEREYGRAELCIDDPSDLLAGLGPETIAWMSHGDKALSLPPDWVPIAHTENAPYAAMRHVTRPLYAVQFHPEVIHTPKGRQILENFVFRVCGCAPTWTMRSFIEKSVEEIRETVGAEQVLCALSGGVDSSVTALLVHRAIGDRLACVFVDNGLLRQGEAKSVVQTFLENLKLNVIAVDASNRFLHALKGVTDPEEKRKIIGAEFIGVFEEEAKKVGRFEFLSQGTLYPDVIESQQVRGPSATIKTHHNVGGLPTTMAFRLIEPLRDLFKDEVREVGKDLGLPEAIIWRQPFPGPGLAVRILGEVTRERLDILRGADAIVEEELKRAGRYQQLWQSFAILLPVKSVGVMGDARTYENVVGLRAVTSEDGMTADWARLPYDVLGLISNRIINEVEGVNRVVYDISSKPPSTIEWE